The following DNA comes from Janthinobacterium sp. TB1-E2.
GCTTGCAGGCTGGCGTGGCCGCGCCGGGCGGCGTGATCGACTTCATCGTCAAGCGCCCCACCGCCGCACCGCTGCGCACCGTCACCGTGGAAACGCGCGAGCGCGGCACCCTGTATGGCGCCGTCGACCTGGGCGGCCGCCTGGAAGACACGCGCTTCGGCTACCGCGTCAACGTGGCGGCCGAGCGCCTGCGCTCCTACATCAAGGGCGCGGATGGCAACCGAAAATTCATTTCCGGCGCCTTCGACTGGCAGATTTCGCCGCAAGCCCTGCTGCAACTCGATGCCGACTACCAAGACAAGGCGCAGGCGACGGCGCCCGGCTTCCAGCTGCTGAATAACACGACCTTGCCAACCGGCATCAGCGCCGACGCCATGCTCAACCTGCAGCCGTGGACGCGCCCCGTGGAAACCGTCACCAGCAATATCGGCCTGCGCTTCCAGTATGCATTCAATGACGACTGGCGCGCCACCCTGTCGGCCAACCAGCACTCGTTCAAGCGCGACGACTACACGGCCTTCCCGTACGGCTGCAGCGGGCAGGAGCTGTACCCCGGCTTTTGCGGCAATGGCGACTACGACGTGTATGACTACCGCAGCCTGGGCGAGACGAAAAAGCCGCTGAGCGCGCAAGCCATGATCCAGGGCAAGTTCGCCACCGGTAGCCTGCGCCATGAATTCACGGCCGGCGTCTCGACCTTCCGCCGCAAGGACCGCGCGGGACTGTACGTGTACGACTGGGCTGGCGTGAGCAACATCTACCACCCGCAGATCGTCGACATGTCGACCGGTGTGCAAGGCCCCGTGCGCCTGGTGCGCAAGGACACGGAAAACTCCGTCTTCGTGCAGGATATCGTGAGCCTGGCGCCGAACTGGAAGCTGCATGGCGGCTTGCGCCATATCGACGTCGACGGCTACCAGTATGTGCTGAAGGCCGACAAGGAAATCCGCGCCAAGCACGATTTCCTGCTGCCCAACGTGTCGCTCGTCTACACCCCGCTCGACAATGTCTCCGTGTATGCGGCCTATTCGCAAGGCATGGAACATGGCGGCACGGCCGACCGCAAGGCGATGAATGCCAACGAGGAACTCACGCCCAGCCGCTCCAAGCAGATCGAGCTTGGCGCGAAGATGGATGTGACGCCGGACTTCATGGTGGCGGCCAGCCTGTTCCAGATCCGCAAGGGCCTGGAATTCCAGAATGCCGCCGGCTACTTCGTGCGCGAAGGCCAGGCACAGCACCGTGGACTGGAATTGTCGGCCCAGGGCAAGGCATCGTCCAACCTGAGCCTGGGCGCCTCCCTGACGGCCCTGAACAGCCAGCAGTCAGGCACGGGCAACGCCGCCCTCGATGGCAAGCGCGTGCCCAACGTGCCGGCCTTCAAGGCAGCCGTACATGCGGACTACGCCGTACAACAGGTGGCGGGCTTGAGCGTCAATGGCAGCTGGGAGTTTGCTAGCAAGAAAGCGTTTGAGTACAACAACACGACCTTCGTGCCGTCGTACAACGTGTTCAACCTGGGCGCCGCCTGGGCCACGCGCATCGCCGACACGCGCGCCGTGCTGCGCGCCAGCGTCAACAACGTGGCAGACAAGTTCTACTGGCGCGACGTGACGCCGGAGTCCGATGGTTATCTGTATCCGGGCGCCAGCCGCACGTTCAAAGTGTCGGCGCAGTTCGACTTTTAATTGAGGGAAATGGCAGGCGCTGCAGCTAGCGCCTGCTGCAGCAAAGGCGCCGCCTGTTCCAGGCGCGCTTCCAGGCTGTCGTGCAGCACGTGGTAGACGATGCCGCGCGCGTCGAGCTCGTCGAGCAGGTAGCGGTAGATCAGTTGGCGCACGGCTTCGGACTCACGCTGCAAGCCGTCGGCCACCCACGGGCTGTCGGGCGCCGTCACCAGGGTCAAATCGTACTGCGTGGCATCGGCCAGCGCCGCCAGCGGCGCATCGGCGCCATCGAAATAATGGCGGCTGTAGACGACCGTCATCAACGGCGTCGTGTCGCAAAACAGGAAGTTGCGCGCTTGCGCGGCGGCTTCCGCCTCGCGCTCGACTTGTGTGCGCGCAATGCCAAACTGGTCGGCCGCGACGGGCACCCTGCCCTGCGCCTCGACAAATTCACGTAAATACTCGGGCACCCAGACGGTGCCGTAGCGCTCGGCCAGGGCGGCCGCCAAGGTCGACTTGCCCGACGATTCCGCGCCGAGGATGGCCACGCGCACGCAGTTGCCCATCACTTGAGGACCATCGCATCGGGAGCGGCCGGCGCCGACTTTCTCCACGCCAGCAAGCCGATGATGGCCATCACGACGAAGAACGCGTACAGCACGGCCGTCAGCGTCAGGCCCTTGTGCAGGTACAGCCACACGTACAGCACGTCGACGATGATCCAGGCGATCCAGTTTTCCAGCTTCTTGCGCGACAGCAGGAATTGGCCCACCAGGCTGCCTGCCGTGAGGAAACCATCGGCGTGGGGCACGTCCGTATCCGTCGTCGTCAGCAGCCAGGCGATCAACAGGAAGCCGACCAGCCAGCCCGCGCCGCAGGCCAGCCAGCTGCGGCCATTCAGGCGCGTGACGGGCAGGGTCTTGCCACCGCTGGCCGGATGCAGCCACTGGTACCAGCCCCAGAACGAGACGCTGATGAACAGCAGTTGCAAGGCCATGTCGCCGTACAGACGCGACTCGAAAAACACGAAACCGTAGGCGGCCGAGGAAATGATGGCGAACAGCCACGCCCAGTGATTCTGGCGGATGTTCAGCGCAACGGTTGTCAGTGCCAGGACAAAGGAAATCAGTTCAAGCGGCGTGGTGGCAAAACCCAGCAGGAGAAGCGTATCGTTCATGGGAATCGTGATGAGGCTGGTGGTGCAGTATGCAATACCGGCCATGAATAAGCAAGATTGCCCGCAGCGCCGCAGCCCTTCCCTGCTCAGGCAAAGCCTCCCTTGACGGCGCGCGCCAGCGTACGCCGCACAACCAGCTTGTGAAATGGCCGGATCAGCAGGATGTAGCTGCGCCCTATCCAGTTATGGCAATGCACGACGGTGGAAAAGGTGATGCTGCCATGCAGCCCCGCGTCCCGGTTGCGCAGCACGGACAAACGGAAGTCCAGGTGGCTGTCGTCCTCGCCCACGATGATTTCATCATCGCTGACAGCGTAGATGCGAAAGATGCCGATGCGTCCATCAGGCTTGGCCGCCAGCTGTTTCGCCGTCTTGATGCCGAAGGGCGTGACAATAATGTCGCGCAGCGCCAGCAGCCACTGCGCCCAGCGCGGCTGGCTGCACAGCACCACGCGCGCCAGGGCCTGCATATCCATCTGCCGCACGCCAGCGCTGGGCAGGCCGACGGCATACGCGTCGGCCAGGTTGCTGCCCTGGTACAAGGGGGCGATGCTGGCGCCGGGCGGCATGGCCACGGCGCGTACCACGTTGCTAATCTCTTGCATGTGCTCTCCATGTGTTCAGTGATAACATGACCATCATACACGACAATGTGAACAGCGATAACATAGAATGAACACAAGCAGCAATTATCACCATGGCAACCTGCGCGACACCCTGGTCGCCGCCACCATCGCGCAACTGGCGCAGCAGCACGACGCCACGCTCTCGCTGCGAGAACTGGCGCGCACGGTGGGCGTGTCGATCGCCGCCGTGTACCGCCACTTCCCCAGCAAGGAAGCCTTGCTGGCCGACGTGGCGGCCGCCGGTTTCGCCAGCCTGATCGCCAAATGGGAAGCGGAACTGCCGCCGCAGGGCAGCCTGCCCTCCGAACAGCGGTTTCAGCTGCTGGGCCAGCAATACATCGAATTCGCCCTGGCCGCACCGGCCCACTACCGGCTGATGTTCGAGCACCAGGACGTGCGCCAGTTCCCCGCCCTGCTGGAAGCGGCGCAAGCGTGCTTCCAGTACGTGCTGCAGACGGCCGGCGCGGCAGTGCGCGAAGCGGGTCTCGATCCGCGCTGGGACAAGGCCGCCGCCAGCGCCGGCTGGTCGCTGGGCCACGGCTACGTGATGCTGCTGCTCAGTGGCCGGCTGGCCATGGCGGACGGTGGCGACGATTTGTCACCGGCCATGGTGCCGCGGTTTTTCCAGTTGCCCGTGGAGGCCTTGCGGCAGGCGCGCCAGCAAGCGGGAGAGCAGCCATGATGACCATCGCCAGATGCGCCCGCTGATCATGCAGAATGCCATGGACTCATCCACTGTCCCGGGCGCCGAGGGCTATGCAGACCATGCAGAGCGGCTCATCGCCCGATATGAAAGCGTTGCCTTCCTGGATAAATACCGCCCCGTTGCCCATCTCTTGCCGACGCGATCAGGCGCCGTGCTCGACATCGGCGCCGGAACCGGCGGCGACGCGGCGTGGCTGGCAAGCCTGGGACACACGGTGATCGCGCTTGAGCCCGTTGCCGCCTTCCGCGCAGCGGGCATGCAGGCGCATGCCCTGGCCAACCTTGAATGGATCAACGATAGCCTGCCCGCCCTGTCCACGATAGGCGCGCGCCACACCAGGTATGACCTGATTGTCGTCGCTGCCGTCTGGATGCATCTGGCGGCGGAAGAAAGGATGGAGGCGATGGGCAATATCAGCGCATTGCTCAAGCCCGGCGCAGTACTCGTCATTTCCCTGAGGCATGGTCCGCCCCCGGAAGGCCGCCGCATCTTTGACGTATCCGCTGGTGAAACGGCAGACCTGGCGATGCGGCATGGACTCAAGGTCATACTGAGCACGCAGGCGCCATCCATCCAGCCGCAGAATCGCCAGGCAGGGGTGAGCTGGTCCTGGCTGGTCTTTGAGAAATGATTCAAGCTGAAGCAGCGTGCGCCAGGCAGCTGAGAGGCAGGCATTCAGCCGAGACCAGCCATTATTTTTGAAACGCCGTCAATTTATGCACAATATATCAATAGACACTCTCTCCGTGATCGCCAGGCAATGCATTGCCGTGACGTGCCTGCAGCGCTTTTGCCTGCGCTTCGACATTCACCATCCGGCGCTGTCCGCGTTCGCCGGCCACATATGGAAAGTAACGCAGGTCGCGCCTGGGGATTTTGCGGCCTGGGAGCGCGGCTTTGCTTCCCTGGCTGTGACGGGCATGGGCGATCCCTGGCCGGACGACATCCGCACGGCAATACCCGGGCACCTGCTCGGCACGCTGGAGCAGCTTGTTCAGCATGTGCTGGAAACGAGCGCCTGTACCTGGCATGCCGACGACCTTCCGGCAAGCCGGCGCCAGCTGGAAGCCGTGCTTGACATCTGTGTCCGGCATGATGTGGCGGTACCGCAACTTGCGCACTATGCGCAGCACGATACGGCGCCGCGCGGCGGCTGGGGGCCGATGCTCACGGACGCCGAAGTCAGGGCCTGGAAAGCCCTGATATAGCAGTCAGCCCCTCATGCATGGCTGGCCATTGCCGCCAGCCGCACCTGGTCGAGCAGCCGTTCCTCTTCATCCGTATCGGCATCGATTTGCGTGACCACGGTCCAGAATCGCGCGCAGGTCCTGATCTGCTCGAAAGCATGGCGCGTCTCAAGCCGCACCATGGTTTTCCTCAGGCTGTGCAGATAGCCTTCCTCGATGGCATCGAGCAAGTCGTCATCGGCAGCGTCGATCAGCTCGAGCAGCGCGCCTTCTATCGTTGCATGCCCCTCTTCCCATAGTTGGCCGATTTCCGGCACATCGACTTCCATGCACTCGTTCGACCAGTCCGGCGGGTAATCACCACGCTCCCGGTTATCGGGGGCGGTGTCAAAACTCAGCGAAAGGGACGGGAACGATACGGCGTTGAAGGCAAACGCTGAAAATGCCTGGTCCTTGAATGGGGAGGCACCCAGCACTGCCAGCGACGCGCTGGCCAGCTTGAACCAGGTTTCTTCAACAGCGTATGCCGCTTCAAACGTTTGCCAGTCAGGCAGCGAATCGGGAGTCAGGGACATGATGGGCCTGTCGAAAAAGAATAGCGGTGGATAGTGCGAGGAATTATACGTGGCACAGCCAAGGCGGCAGGCGGTGGTGCGTGAACAGTGCGGACGATGCCGGGAGCACAAACCGGTGACTCAGAGCGGCCCTTCATCGTCAGCGCGGCGAAAAAAAAGACCGCACCCGCCTAGGGAGCCGGGGCCAGGTCGGATATGCAGATAGAAACTATTTCTTAGGCTGGGACAGGGTCGCCTATGAGAGATATCGCTAACGTTCAGCCTTAGCCGAGATCTGCAAGGGACGCATCCATCAAATGCCACGTCACATCGTCGTCTGACAAATCGAGCAGCCAGTCGCGGTGCGGTCGCGGGAACGGCGCGCCCTGGGTCAGCCAAGCCTGGCGCCAGTACTGGTTGACGATGGCCTGCAGCGGATGGTCGGCCGCCACCCACGGTTGCCAGACACCGCTGACCGGACAGACCTGGTCGCAAGCGCAGCTTAACCATGGCTCGGGCCGCGCAACCTCGCGCAGCAAGCCGCGCGCCGCGCGCGGCTCCATTGCCCCATGGTTGTGCCGTATCGTCAGGCACTGCTCCCATGTCACGGGGCCGTAACGGCTCTTTCCAGCGGCATCGAGCACGCTGAAATGGCGGAACTCTTCGCCTTCACCGAACAGCCAGGCCGGTTCCGTCAAACCCTGCCCAGCGACAGGTTGCCAATATGCGGAAAATGGCGCGGTCGGCGCGTCGCTGTGTAAGCCGGTGGGACGCAGGGCATAGCCGGCGGCCAGGAAATATGGTTTTTGCAACAGCGAGGCGGCGCTTGGCTTCGGGATGACTGGCGGTGGGCGCACACCCTTGGCTTCATGCAGCAAGGTATCCCTGTCGCCATTCCAGGGTGGCAGGTCGGCGGGGGGCAGTGGCAATACCTTGTCCAGATTAGGAAAGCGCGCATTGGGATTGAATCCCAGTTCACGATTAAGTACGGCATAACGTTCGCCGCGAGCTTTGTCCACGTATGGCGCCAGCATATCGGCAAGATCAAAAGGAGAACCGAATTCAATTGCCAATGCGCTCGCACATTCTGCGCAGCCAAACTTGACTCCCTCATGCAATACATTTAGAGCACGCTGTTTGGTTGCAGGAGTTCGATCGCCAATCTCATCGCCATTTGCAGCTCTTGGTATTGCATACAAATAGTGCAGGTTAAACGCAGCAGGCCCATATCCTTGAGAAAGCGCACACGCCATCATTTTTATCGCTACAGGAATATTGGCCCAATATCCAGGAATAGCACCGTCTGTTCCCGCTCTTAATTTTTCTCCTAAAAATGCCATCGCCTGAGGATTTCCCATGACAGCCGCCTTTTGCCAGAAGGCATAAGCCCGGGTGGTATCGCCTGTCACACCCGTACTGTTCGCATAATACGTTCCCATCCGGTCGTAGGCCGCCGGTATGCCCAGCCGCATCGCCTTTTCCACCAGTTGCACCGCTTCTTCCTCACCATTTAAAGGATCGCGTCCTTCCACATACAGGCTGGCCAGATTGAGCATCGCCTTCCAGTGCAAACGCTGCGCCGCCTGACGCGTCAGATCGATGATTTTTTTATAATCGCGGTCTTCCACAAAAATTTCAGGATCTTCCAAGGCGCGTGCTTCGAGAAACCAGTCCTCGGCTTGCGCATCGATGGGCGGCACCTTGTTCGATTCGATTTCACAAATGAAATCAGGGACATGCGGATTGAAGAGGGGCAGGCTTTGGTTGCGTGGCAAGACTTCTTCTTTGTCGTTTGGCATTTTGCAGGCGAATAAAGGGATATACAGGAGAACTACCAATACGGAACATGGCAGACGAATGAATATATTTTGATACTGTTTCATGCTCACCCCAGACGTATAGTAGAACTTCGGCTATCTTCTAATGGCAACAAAAAACCAATCATTTTTTTTAATTTTTCTCCGCCTTGTTTTGCCAGCTTTTTCGTTCGATTGGCTTTCATTAAGTTTCCCCACTTTTCAAAGGCATCCACAATCTCCCCCTTCGTCCCACCCCCGCCATCGACCAGTCCGCCGCTAAGCATGCGCCACACCCGCTTGCGCAAGTCCCGAGCCACGCGATGATCGACGGTGGCGATATTGATTTCGCTGTCGACGGCCATGCTGCGCTGATTCAGGTTGGCGCTGCCCAAGGTCATGAACACGTCGTCGACCAGCATCAGTTTGGAATGGATGTAGATTTCACGGTAGCGCCAGCGGTCGTTATCGAACGCGCTGACATTGAGCATGGCCACCGACACCTTCAGCCCGAATTCGCTTTCAAGCGTCATCACGCCGGGTTTGTTGATGCCGTTGGAATGCCGCACCACGTCGGGCAACTTGACTTCCGCCTCGGTGGAAATGCCGAACCCTGCCCTGACACGCCGGGTTTTCGGTCGCTTGTTGTAGTCGTCGATCATGGTATTTTGCCCTGTCATGCCATCGTGCTGCCCCAGCGCCGCCAGCGTGTCGTGGGTGCGCGGCACCATCTGCGCCCGCTCCGGCACCGGGATGACGATGAATACGTGCATGACGGGCATATCACGCATGGTCTTGCCCGCTTTCACGCTGCCGGCCTTCCAGGCGGCAACCACCTTCTTGCGCTCGGCAAGCAAGTGCGCGGCCCAATCTTCATACTGGAAATACTGGTTTTCCACATACAGGTAGCCGGCCGCCAGGCTGGCCTGGGTCACGGCGCGAAAGTAGGTTTCCTTGATGGTTTTGTCCTGCTCCTCGGGCTGCGTCAGGACGATCTGCACGGTGGCGTCGTCCGGCCCGGCCTCGCGCAACAGCCGCGCCGGTGGGCTGCCACATGGCAACTCCTGGCTAACACAGTCGGTGGAAGCCGAACGCGTGCGGTCGTCGATAGCGCGGTCCCATGCCTTCACGAAATTGTTGTACAGCGCGATCAATGCCTTGCCGCCGTCGATGCGGCAGGCGTAATCCTGATAGGGCTTCAAGGTGGCGAACCCGCCGTCCGCGGCCATTCCCTGCAAGCACTCGCGCCGCTCGTTGACGCCGCCCTGTTCGCGGCGCGTATCGTCGAGCAGATGGGCCGTCGTGTCCCAATAATCGGTCACCGAGTTCAGGCCCATCACGTAACCAACGGCCTTGGCCCCCTCTTCGTGGTCGAAATCGATCAGGACAGGCTTCTGGTGGTGCGTGCCCAGGTATTGCATGCCGGGCTTTTCGATTTCCCCCATCGTCAAGCCGCGCGGCTGGTTTATTTCGGTCGAGATACTCTTGCTGATTGCGCCGCTGTCGCCGTGGCGCAAACGAATCGTGATACCACTCAGCATGCCCTTAAACGCCGCCACATACCAGTTGTAGCAATATTCTTCACGCGCCAGCATCGGAATATCCTCGAGCCGGACCCTATCGCCCCTGAAACCGCCGCTGAACATCGCTTTCCTGGCGACCGCGTCCTGCAACATCGCCAGGCTGGCTTTGGCGCTGATGTCGTCGGCGCGCCGTCCATCGGTTTTCCATGGTGAGGTGCCGTGCGAATGGCCCGGCATATTGTGCACCATCGGCGAACCGATCCGATCATGCCAGATCAGCAGGCGTACCCTGACGTGACGCCGTGCGGCGGCGATCAGCAAGTCGCCAAACGTGTCGCCACGCGGCCAGGTGGCACCGTTGCCGCGCACCAGTTCCATACCCGGGTCGAAGCCCCAGCAGCACAGGTCGACCGAATGTTTAGCCTTGGCGATCTCCGCGGCGATGTCGGCGAACGCTTCCTGTCCGCAAATGAACAACGTCAGCTTGTTGTTATGCGTAATCGGGTGGCTGGCCTTGCCTTTCAGGTTGCGGTTTTCCAGCAGCCACTGGAGCGAACTCGTCGCAGTCCGTCCGACTTCGTCGATATGGGTGGTTTCGATGCGGCCGCTCGATTCCTGCATGGCGCTCTCCAGTCAGTGTCGTGCATCATTGAACCCAGCGGCCATCGGCGGTGTCGTCGAACGCGCGCAAACCGCGGTTCGACAGCTTCTGTTCACCATCCACCGCCGCGTTCGGGGCGAAGCGTGCGCTGGCCTGCAATGAAAACTCTTCACCATTGCCAAGGACGACACGGTAGCGCGGCGTGCCGTCCTGATGCGCGATCAGGATGCGGCCGAATTCGTCGGTCAAGCCGCGTTCGACTTCGGCGTCTCCCTTGTACAGCGTGTACGGCACGTGCGCGTATTGACCACCATCCGCATGGGCCTGGATCGTATGCTGCAATTGCCCCGCTACCGGCGCGATGGGCGGTTCCAGCTCCGGTTGCGGCCGGTTCTTGGGTGCCAGCGTTTCCAGGTTTCCATGGAACAGCGTCGGCGACGCGGTAAAAAACTGCACCTTGTCGCTAATTTCAAGCATGCAATTGGCGCCATGCAGGCGCACGCCTTTGCGGCCGCGAATATCCACCCAGTCGGTCTGGCTGATCAACTCCAGAACCTTGTTGGCGACGATATCGACCGCATCGGTTTGCGCCGCGATCTGCACCGGGCCAGCTGCGGCGATCAGTTTCATGCCAGCCTTGTGGACGAACAGGCGGAACGCTGCGCCGATGCTGGCGAACAGGCCGCCGCCGGCCGCCAGCGACAGGTCGCACCCTGTCGTCAGCGCGGTGTGCTCGGCGCTGGCGATGTGCGTCGATTGCGCGGTCGTCGTTTCGATACCGGCCGGACTGGCCAGCACCAGATGCGGCTTAGATAATTCGGGAAACGCGTTTTCGCCATTGCCGCCACCGCCCTGGATCCCGGCATGCTGAGCTTTCAGCACATCGGCGGCGGCGCCCTGCTGGGCGGCGCTTTCTTGCGCACCGTAATGCTGCGCCAAGGCGGCAAGTGCCTTGTGCCGCTCAGCAGCCTCGGCCAACCGGCGCAAGGTTTCATCCATGCTCTTGATATGAGAGCCGGCACCGGGGCGCGCTTCGGTGGTCAGCAACATGCCGCGGCCGGCGCGCGCCACGCCCCAGGCGTCTGACGCCAGTTCCCAGCCCTCGCCACGCGCATCCTTGCGCCCGTTGGCGTCTTCGATGCGGCTGATGCAGCCGAGCGACAATTGGCTGTGCTGATGATCGCTTTTCAGTTGCACCTGGATGCGCTGGTGCGTGTCGTCGAGCACCAACTGGTTGCCGCGCACGCCGTAGCCGCCGCCAGGCATCAGCTCGGCGCTGCGCCAGCCCCCAAGCATGCGTTGCCCCGGCAAATTCCACGGCGGCGCATGGTTGCCGTTGTACACAGCACCGACTATGACGGGACGGTCGATATTGCC
Coding sequences within:
- a CDS encoding TonB-dependent siderophore receptor; amino-acid sequence: MSTPNLSVSVLTLAILHAFAAPAFAANDAAETADPQAQSMAEVVVTASKAPAAKRASVGGFSDAPLLQTPASVTVISQKDMQDLQIRNFSDAVKLDASINDAYNAVGYAEQFSIRGFKLDNNSSYRKDGVAIPGDTQIPLENKERIEVLKGLAGLQAGVAAPGGVIDFIVKRPTAAPLRTVTVETRERGTLYGAVDLGGRLEDTRFGYRVNVAAERLRSYIKGADGNRKFISGAFDWQISPQALLQLDADYQDKAQATAPGFQLLNNTTLPTGISADAMLNLQPWTRPVETVTSNIGLRFQYAFNDDWRATLSANQHSFKRDDYTAFPYGCSGQELYPGFCGNGDYDVYDYRSLGETKKPLSAQAMIQGKFATGSLRHEFTAGVSTFRRKDRAGLYVYDWAGVSNIYHPQIVDMSTGVQGPVRLVRKDTENSVFVQDIVSLAPNWKLHGGLRHIDVDGYQYVLKADKEIRAKHDFLLPNVSLVYTPLDNVSVYAAYSQGMEHGGTADRKAMNANEELTPSRSKQIELGAKMDVTPDFMVAASLFQIRKGLEFQNAAGYFVREGQAQHRGLELSAQGKASSNLSLGASLTALNSQQSGTGNAALDGKRVPNVPAFKAAVHADYAVQQVAGLSVNGSWEFASKKAFEYNNTTFVPSYNVFNLGAAWATRIADTRAVLRASVNNVADKFYWRDVTPESDGYLYPGASRTFKVSAQFDF
- a CDS encoding ATP-binding protein, with protein sequence MGNCVRVAILGAESSGKSTLAAALAERYGTVWVPEYLREFVEAQGRVPVAADQFGIARTQVEREAEAAAQARNFLFCDTTPLMTVVYSRHYFDGADAPLAALADATQYDLTLVTAPDSPWVADGLQRESEAVRQLIYRYLLDELDARGIVYHVLHDSLEARLEQAAPLLQQALAAAPAISLN
- the pnuC gene encoding nicotinamide riboside transporter PnuC; its protein translation is MNDTLLLLGFATTPLELISFVLALTTVALNIRQNHWAWLFAIISSAAYGFVFFESRLYGDMALQLLFISVSFWGWYQWLHPASGGKTLPVTRLNGRSWLACGAGWLVGFLLIAWLLTTTDTDVPHADGFLTAGSLVGQFLLSRKKLENWIAWIIVDVLYVWLYLHKGLTLTAVLYAFFVVMAIIGLLAWRKSAPAAPDAMVLK
- a CDS encoding DUF2867 domain-containing protein, with the translated sequence MQEISNVVRAVAMPPGASIAPLYQGSNLADAYAVGLPSAGVRQMDMQALARVVLCSQPRWAQWLLALRDIIVTPFGIKTAKQLAAKPDGRIGIFRIYAVSDDEIIVGEDDSHLDFRLSVLRNRDAGLHGSITFSTVVHCHNWIGRSYILLIRPFHKLVVRRTLARAVKGGFA
- a CDS encoding TetR/AcrR family transcriptional regulator; this encodes MNTSSNYHHGNLRDTLVAATIAQLAQQHDATLSLRELARTVGVSIAAVYRHFPSKEALLADVAAAGFASLIAKWEAELPPQGSLPSEQRFQLLGQQYIEFALAAPAHYRLMFEHQDVRQFPALLEAAQACFQYVLQTAGAAVREAGLDPRWDKAAASAGWSLGHGYVMLLLSGRLAMADGGDDLSPAMVPRFFQLPVEALRQARQQAGEQP
- a CDS encoding class I SAM-dependent methyltransferase — its product is MDSSTVPGAEGYADHAERLIARYESVAFLDKYRPVAHLLPTRSGAVLDIGAGTGGDAAWLASLGHTVIALEPVAAFRAAGMQAHALANLEWINDSLPALSTIGARHTRYDLIVVAAVWMHLAAEERMEAMGNISALLKPGAVLVISLRHGPPPEGRRIFDVSAGETADLAMRHGLKVILSTQAPSIQPQNRQAGVSWSWLVFEK
- a CDS encoding tetratricopeptide repeat protein yields the protein MKQYQNIFIRLPCSVLVVLLYIPLFACKMPNDKEEVLPRNQSLPLFNPHVPDFICEIESNKVPPIDAQAEDWFLEARALEDPEIFVEDRDYKKIIDLTRQAAQRLHWKAMLNLASLYVEGRDPLNGEEEAVQLVEKAMRLGIPAAYDRMGTYYANSTGVTGDTTRAYAFWQKAAVMGNPQAMAFLGEKLRAGTDGAIPGYWANIPVAIKMMACALSQGYGPAAFNLHYLYAIPRAANGDEIGDRTPATKQRALNVLHEGVKFGCAECASALAIEFGSPFDLADMLAPYVDKARGERYAVLNRELGFNPNARFPNLDKVLPLPPADLPPWNGDRDTLLHEAKGVRPPPVIPKPSAASLLQKPYFLAAGYALRPTGLHSDAPTAPFSAYWQPVAGQGLTEPAWLFGEGEEFRHFSVLDAAGKSRYGPVTWEQCLTIRHNHGAMEPRAARGLLREVARPEPWLSCACDQVCPVSGVWQPWVAADHPLQAIVNQYWRQAWLTQGAPFPRPHRDWLLDLSDDDVTWHLMDASLADLG
- a CDS encoding phospholipase D-like domain-containing protein; translated protein: MQESSGRIETTHIDEVGRTATSSLQWLLENRNLKGKASHPITHNNKLTLFICGQEAFADIAAEIAKAKHSVDLCCWGFDPGMELVRGNGATWPRGDTFGDLLIAAARRHVRVRLLIWHDRIGSPMVHNMPGHSHGTSPWKTDGRRADDISAKASLAMLQDAVARKAMFSGGFRGDRVRLEDIPMLAREEYCYNWYVAAFKGMLSGITIRLRHGDSGAISKSISTEINQPRGLTMGEIEKPGMQYLGTHHQKPVLIDFDHEEGAKAVGYVMGLNSVTDYWDTTAHLLDDTRREQGGVNERRECLQGMAADGGFATLKPYQDYACRIDGGKALIALYNNFVKAWDRAIDDRTRSASTDCVSQELPCGSPPARLLREAGPDDATVQIVLTQPEEQDKTIKETYFRAVTQASLAAGYLYVENQYFQYEDWAAHLLAERKKVVAAWKAGSVKAGKTMRDMPVMHVFIVIPVPERAQMVPRTHDTLAALGQHDGMTGQNTMIDDYNKRPKTRRVRAGFGISTEAEVKLPDVVRHSNGINKPGVMTLESEFGLKVSVAMLNVSAFDNDRWRYREIYIHSKLMLVDDVFMTLGSANLNQRSMAVDSEINIATVDHRVARDLRKRVWRMLSGGLVDGGGGTKGEIVDAFEKWGNLMKANRTKKLAKQGGEKLKKMIGFLLPLEDSRSSTIRLG